The DNA sequence CACCAACGCTGCCGCGCGCCAGGCGGTCATCCAGTACTTTATCGTAGAATGAGTTGTAGCCCAGCAGCCAGGTCCCCATCCGCCAGCGCTGGCCCAGGCCAATATTACCAACCAGGCCGTTATCCCGCTGGGTAACGGAGTACTGATTCCAGGTAAGATAGTCGCCGTTATCCTGCAGAGGGACGAACCAGCTTCCCTTGCTGCCGGTAAAATTGCCCTCTTTATCGACCAGCAAATCGACATTGGCGTTACCCCACGGCGAAAGCCAGCTCTCCAGCTGATGGCTGACCTCGCTTCCCAGCTTACTGATGGCAAATACACGCGCCTGCTCGCCGGTTGTCAGCCCATTATCGCTCATACTGGCTTCGCCAAATTTTTTCGCCATCTCGGCAAAATGCTTTGCGTCATCATCGGCCTGCGGCGCCAGGCCGAGGTCGGGTAAGGTTTCAGCCCCTCCCGAGAACGCCTGATTATCCTGTAACGCGCGCGCGGGCAGACCTGTCAGCAGCAGGATAAGCGGTATATATGGGGTGATGCGGAACGACAGAAAGCTCAAATCGGTTACGTCTACTCACGAAGTGATAGCGGCAAAGTTTAAGTTTATCGCTTTTTGCCCTCCCCCGCAGCTTTCAGGACGATTCCAGGAATATGCTGAATCTCAGCCTGCGCCAGACTGCCCCTGCAGCGGCAGGCTTTAGCCGAATCTCAGTTGGTTCGCTAAGCAGAAGGCGTATTATTCGTCACTCTCTAATGAGTTAACGCTTTATACTTCAGTCAGGCAATAACCGTACCTTATACAAGGAGTCCTTATGCAACGTATTGTGATTATCGCTAACGGTGCCGCCTACGGCAGCGAATCTCTGTTCAATAGCCTGCGTCTGGCAATCGCTCTGCGTGAGCAGCAGTCCGACCTCGAACTCAGGCTGTTTTTAATGTCCGATGCGGTCACCGCCGGCCTGCGCGGACAGAAACCTGCGGAAGGCTACAACATTCAGCAAATGCTGGAGATCCTCACCGCGCAAAACGTGCCGGTGAAGCTATGCAAAACCTGTACCGATGGCCGGGGGATCAGCGCGCTGCCGCTGATTGATGGCGTGGAAATTGGCACCCTCGTTGAGCTGGCGCAATGGACGCTGGCAGCAGATAAAGTCCTGACCTTTTAAACGCGCTTTGGCTCCCAAATAATTCGAGTTGCAGGACAAAACGGTTTCCCGTTTTAAACTGCGCTTGCGCTGGCGCCGAGTCACGCGGC is a window from the Klebsiella oxytoca genome containing:
- a CDS encoding DsrE/DsrF/TusD sulfur relay family protein — protein: MQRIVIIANGAAYGSESLFNSLRLAIALREQQSDLELRLFLMSDAVTAGLRGQKPAEGYNIQQMLEILTAQNVPVKLCKTCTDGRGISALPLIDGVEIGTLVELAQWTLAADKVLTF